From Mauremys mutica isolate MM-2020 ecotype Southern chromosome 15, ASM2049712v1, whole genome shotgun sequence, one genomic window encodes:
- the LMTK3 gene encoding serine/threonine-protein kinase LMTK3 isoform X2, translating to MPKTDLVKHLGLSRQHLSYLQEIGNGWFGKVILGEIFSDFTPAQVVVKELRVSAGPLEQRKFLSEAQPYRSLQHPNILQCLGLCTETIPFLLIMEFCQLGDLKRYLRAQCQADGLTPDLLTRDLGTLQRMAYELILGLLHLHKNNYIHSDLALRNCLLTSDLTVRVGDYGLSHNNYKEDYYITPDRLWIPLRWVAPELLDEVHGTLVVVDQSKESNVWSLGVTMWELFEFGSQPYRHLSDEEVLAFVIKEQQMKLAKPRLKLPYSDYWYEVMQSCWLPAPQRPTLEELHLQLTYLLTERCHAQAEESFEWRWNALKPKRSPAASPPRRRRSEEISAYPLLDGFQGADLDDVLTITESSRGLNFEYMWEKARLGRWKASPAPGAAPASNGSLAVPGANPFYEAPARQSLETPSVVPVISARSPSVSSEYYIRLEEHGEGEGPAGTVCTPSPVYERQYGVPGSPPEPLFPSDWDPIEAGRGSPPPLARHHLPHLLPEGPASWAPGATNPFISVSREPARRSANPFRAEIQETSLTDPAPGGIFLGESLLHVYQELEEQQRGWDCEGLEERGAGETLAGDPSEFRPSPPWDREPSLMEEQSSAGSTDGEDASSGGGGRRNPLLCPLCSRGGRCRCAPGRGEVVSGWSNHAPIPRPHRDSYGTEDDSSLKVERGSLADCPILLGEGPPGAGEGGAGPLGPPPLTGAPPPPSAFYDPLMGTAVVSYELQDYPKRGAAGRPPGSPFPGLTAACCSVIVPVEIPPLATLAESADEETIAIVPEAADGFAARPEIGLAPVGRRRGPLDSGDSLDLPSNTSSSEGCSPASRFSSPGQKFPDSGYETESTFSPELLVREPEEEEDGESPGEGDAAQLPPTPISESTSDLTLSEETPGAEEEAGTGRGLATTHRDSAYFSDGEAEGGRGEEEEPEAGQDGGQPAPAKVEAGFVVQVCKEQLLVSLRENITRNLLCNHRDPGTPVSGAPAAKEEAVIRLWALEPEGARGAGDEQEGGGGETAGGPPQEKEEGVESEEGQLDGQEVPELSGEAPVLSPEGADLASEQPQPHLDFSTAGSPGSEDIKAKVSRLSLALPPLSLQPFAGPGGRKGCGGLAAEEEGAGRGALGPGEEEEEEEEAPGVGGVPIVVSDSDDGRNLRGLLKSPRSAEEAAELDRKRKMVSFFDDVTVYLFDQETPTNELSSQSGPEGEGGTTQGPVGQPGLEAFPPADGFSGSFEWDDDFPLMAQNPSFVSMVTDPSSGAPPTPPPALLPAKGAEPSLMDALRFSRFTVSPALEPHLAPREAELASTANPIEN from the exons GCCTGGGGCTGTGCACGGAGACCATCCCCTTCCTGCTCATCATGGAGTTCTGCCAGCTG GGCGACTTGAAGCGCTACCTGCGAGCCCAGTGCCAGGCAGACGGGCTGACCCCCGACCTCCTGACCCGTGACCTCGGCACGCTTCAGCGCATGGCCTATGAGCTCATCCTGGGCCTGCTACACCTGCACAAGAACAACTACATCCACAG CGACCTGGCCCTGCGGAACTGCCTGCTGACCTCTGACCTCACCGTCCGTGTCGGCGACTATGGCCTCTCGCACAACAACTACAAG GAGGATTATTACATCACCCCCGACCGGCTGTGGATCCCGCTGCGCTGGGTGGCGCCAGAGCTGCTGGACGAAGTTCACGGGACGCTCGTGGTGGTGGATCAGAGCAAGGAGAGCAATGTCTG GTCCCTGGGGGTGACGATGTGGGAGCTGTTTGAATTCGGCAGCCAGCCCTACCGGCACCTGTCGGACGAGGAGGTTCTCGCCTTCGTCATCAAAGAGCAGCAGATGAAGCTGGCCAAGCCGCGCCTGAAGCTGCCCTACTCTGACTACTG GTACGAGGTGATGCAGTCATGCTGGCTTCCAGCGCCACAGCGCCCCACGCTGGAGGAGCTGCACCTGCAGCTGACCTACCTGCTGACGGAGCGCTGCCACGCACAGGCGGAGGAGAGTTTCGAGTGGCGCTGGAACGCCCTGAAGCCCAAGCGCTCGCCggccgcctcccccccccgccggcgcCGCTCGGAGGAGATCTCGGCCTACCCGCTGCTGGATGGCTTCCAGGGGGCCGACCTGGACGACGTCCTCACGATCACCGAGAGCAGCCGGGGGCTCAACTTCGAGTACATGTGGGAGAAGGCCCGGCTGGGGCGCTGGAAGGCCAGCCCGGCCCCCGGGGCCGCCCCCGCCAGCAACGGCAGCCTGGCCGTGCCCGGCGCCAACCCCTTCTACGAGGCGCCGGCGCGGCAGAGCCTGGAGACGCCCAGCGTGGTCCCGGTGATTAGCGCCCGCAGCCCCTCGGTCAGCAGCGAGTACTACATCCGGCTGGAGGAGCACGGCGAGGGGGAAGGGCCCGCGGGCAccgtctgcacccccagccccgttTACGAGCGCCAGTATGGGGTGCCCGGCTCCCCGCCGGAGCCCCTCTTCCCTTCCGACTGGGACCCCATCGAAGCGGGCCGgggcagccccccgcccctggcccggcaccacctcccccacctcctgccggAGGGGCCGGCCAGCTGGGCCCCCGGTGCCACCAACCCCTTTATCTCGGTGTCCCGGGAGCCGGCCCGGCGCAGCGCCAACCCCTTCCGGGCCGAGATCCAGGAGACCTCGCTGACGGATCCGGCGCCGGGGGGCATCTTCCTGGGGGAGTCCCTGCTCCATGTGTACcaggagctggaggagcagcagcgtggctgggactgtgaggggctggaggagcggggggctggggagacGCTGGCGGGGGACCCCTCGGAGTTCCGCCCCTCGCCCCCCTGGGACCGGGAGCCCTCCCTGATGGAGGAGCAGAGCTCGGCCGGCAGCACGGACGGGGAGGACGCCAGCAGCGGCGGGGGCGGGCGccgcaaccccctgctctgcccgctCTGCAGCCGGGGCGGGCGCTGCCGCTGcgccccgggccggggggaggtCGTGAGCGGCTGGAGCAACCACGCCCCCatcccccggccccaccgcgacaGCTACGGCACCGAGGACGACTCCTCCCTCAAGGTGGAGCGGGGCTCCCTGGCTGACTGCCCCATCCTGCTGGGAGAGGGCCCTCCCGGAGCTGGagagggcggggccgggccgctcggcccacCCCCTTTAACCGGGGCGCCGCCCCCTCCCTCGGCGTTCTACGACCCGCTGATGGGCACGGCCGTGGTGAGCTACGAACTTCAGGACTACCCCAAGCGGGGGGCGGCCGGGCGGCCGCCGGGCTCACCCTTCCCCGGCCTGACCGCCGCCTGCTGTAGCGTCATCGTGCCGGTGGAGATCCCGCCCCTGGCCACGCTGGCGGAGAGCGCCGACGAGGAGACCATCGCCATCGTGCCCGAGGCCGCAGACGGCTTCGCGGCCAGGCCCGAGATCGGCCTGGCCCCAGTGGGCCGGCGGAGGGGCCCGCTGGACTCCGGGGACTCGCTGGACCTCCCGTCCAACACCAGCTCCTCCGAGGGCTGCAGCCCGGCCTCCCGCTTCTCCTCGCCGGGCCAGAAGTTCCCCGACAGCGGCTACGAGACGGAGAGCACCTTCTCCCCGGAGCTCCTCGTCCGGGAGCCCGAGGAGGAAGAGGACGGGGAGTCGCCCGGCGAAGGGGATgctgcccagctgccccccacgCCCATCTCGGAGTCCACCAGCGACCTGACGCTGTCGGAGGAGACGCCGGGGGCCGAGGAGGAAGCGGGCACGGGGCGGGGGCTGGCCACGACCCACCGGGATTCGGCCTATTTTTCCGACGGCGAGGCggaggggggccggggggaggaggaggagccggaggcggggcaggacggggggcagCCGGCGCCGGCCAAGGTGGAGGCCGGCTTCGTGGTGCAGGTGTGCAAGGAGCAGCTGCTGGTGTCGCTGCGGGAGAACATCACCCGCAACCTGCTCTGCAACCACCGGGACCCGGGGACCCCGGTGTCCGGGGCCCCAGCTGCCAAGGAGGAGGCCGTGATCCGACTCTGGGCCCTGGAGCCCGAGGGGGCCCGGGGCGCTGGAGACGAGCAGGAAGGGGGCGGCGGGGAGACGGCAGGGGGGCCGCCCcaggaaaaggaggagggggtggagagcGAGGAAGGGCAGCTGGACGGCCAGGAGGTGCCGGAGCTGAGCGGGGAGGCCCCTGTCCTCAGCCCCGAGGGGGCCGACCTGGCATCTGAGCAGCCGCAGCCCCACCTGGActtcagcacagcagggagcccaggcagcgaGGACATCAAAG CCAAGGTCTCGCGCCTGTCGCTGGCGCTGCCCCCGCTGAGCCTGCAGCCCTTCGCCGGCCCGGGGGGGCGGAAGGGCTGCGGGGGGCTGGCAgcggaggaggagggggctgggcggggggcgctggggccgggcgaggaggaggaggaggaggaggaggcgccgGGTGTCGGGGGCGTCCCCATCGTGGTCAGCGACTCGGACGACGGGCGCAACCTACGCGGGCTGCTCAAGTCCCCGCGCTCGGCCGAGGAGGCTGCCGAGCTGGACCGGAAACGCAAGATGGTGTCCTTCTTCGACGACGTCACCGTCTACCTCTTCGACCAG GAGACGCCCACCAACGAGCTGAGCTCGCAGAGCGGCCCGGAGGGCGAGGGCGGCACCACCCAGGGCCCCGTGGGGCAGCCTGGCCTTGAGGCCTTCCCGCCCGCCGACGGATTCA gcggCAGCTTCGAATGGGACGACGACTTCCCGCTGATGGCCCAGAACCCGTCCTTCGTCTCCATGGTGACGGACCCCAGCTCGGGGGCCCCCCCAACGCCGCCCCCCGCGCTGCTCCCGGccaagggggcagagcccagcctgatgGACGCCCTGCGCTTCTCCCGCTTCACCGTCTCCCCCGCCCTCGAGCCTCACCTGGCCCCCCGCGAGGCCGAGCTGGCGTCCACAGCCA ACCCCATTGAGAACTGA